One Burkholderia vietnamiensis LMG 10929 genomic window carries:
- a CDS encoding LLM class flavin-dependent oxidoreductase has protein sequence MSYSLSLLDKSPIAEGASAADALRFTTTLAQRAEQLGYERFWVAEHHGAPGLASSAPEIVVAHLLAHTSRIRVGSGGVMLQHYSPFKVAETFKLLAALGPGRVDLGIGKAPGGLPLTTRALQWGHDHARKPDFATRLATLDAFLGWGVAEDHPLAGAVALPVPPHAPERILLGGSPDSGALAARHGWRFCYAGHFNGDDANLERSLAAYRDAGGTRPLVALYAVAAATRDEAERLIGALRIFKLQFAGGSSFNLASAQAAAEFARQSGASDYRIDELRPTVLADTPERIHRALDALSRRLDVDAFVIDSPVTDYAARLASTEWLGGAQSISRAQPAVAAERAPSPDHNA, from the coding sequence ATGTCATATTCGCTTTCCTTGCTGGACAAGAGTCCGATCGCCGAAGGCGCGAGCGCGGCCGACGCACTGCGCTTCACGACGACGCTCGCGCAGCGCGCCGAACAACTCGGCTACGAGCGCTTCTGGGTCGCCGAGCATCACGGCGCGCCGGGCCTCGCGAGTTCCGCGCCCGAGATCGTCGTCGCGCATCTGCTGGCGCATACGTCGCGCATCCGCGTTGGTTCGGGCGGCGTGATGCTGCAGCACTACAGCCCGTTCAAGGTCGCCGAGACGTTCAAGCTGCTCGCCGCGCTCGGGCCGGGCCGCGTCGATCTCGGCATCGGCAAGGCGCCGGGCGGGCTGCCGCTGACGACGCGCGCGCTCCAATGGGGCCACGACCACGCGCGCAAACCCGACTTCGCGACACGGCTCGCGACGCTCGACGCATTCCTCGGCTGGGGTGTCGCCGAAGATCATCCGCTCGCCGGCGCGGTCGCGCTGCCGGTGCCGCCGCACGCGCCCGAACGCATCCTGCTCGGCGGCTCGCCCGACAGCGGCGCGCTCGCCGCCCGCCATGGCTGGCGCTTCTGCTACGCCGGCCACTTCAACGGCGACGACGCGAACCTCGAACGCTCGCTCGCCGCATACCGCGATGCGGGCGGCACGCGACCGCTCGTCGCGCTGTACGCGGTCGCCGCCGCGACCCGCGACGAAGCGGAACGACTGATCGGCGCGCTCAGGATCTTCAAGCTGCAATTCGCCGGCGGCTCGAGCTTCAACCTCGCGAGCGCACAAGCCGCCGCCGAATTCGCGCGGCAAAGCGGCGCGTCCGATTACCGGATCGACGAACTGCGCCCGACCGTGCTGGCCGATACGCCCGAGCGCATCCATCGCGCGCTCGACGCGCTCAGCCGCCGGCTCGACGTCGATGCGTTCGTGATCGACTCGCCGGTGACCGATTACGCCGCGCGGCTCGCGTCGACCGAATGGCTGGGCGGTGCGCAGTCGATCAGCCGCGCGCAACCGGCCGTCGCGGCCGAACGCGCCCCTTCCCCCGACCACAACGCGTGA
- a CDS encoding ABC transporter substrate-binding protein, with translation MQRAVPFTPRAVRTLAAALIGATAIAAAAATFDLSPEQHGRPRGTADAAVQRAVPPTFKFAEAGTLTIGIAPSLPPISTYATDARTVIGFDADIGQLVSDSLGRKLKIVPLAWADWPLALESGKVDAVISNVTVTEERKQKFDFSTYRKDQVGFYVRNDSKIQSIREPKDVAGLRIVTDAGTNQEKILLAWDRENVAHGLKPVQVQYYDDQAMRIVAVQSGRADAVFSVNSVLAYQSAQQGKTRAVGAISGGWPRTADIAIATRRGSGLADPLTVALNGLIRSGSYRQVLERWSLGAEAIDQSRTNPPGLPKS, from the coding sequence ATGCAACGAGCCGTTCCTTTCACGCCGCGCGCCGTGCGCACGCTGGCGGCCGCGCTGATCGGCGCGACCGCGATCGCCGCGGCGGCCGCGACCTTCGACCTGAGCCCCGAGCAGCACGGCCGCCCGCGCGGCACGGCCGATGCGGCCGTACAACGCGCGGTGCCGCCGACGTTCAAGTTCGCCGAGGCCGGCACGCTGACGATCGGCATCGCGCCGAGCCTGCCGCCGATCAGTACCTACGCCACCGACGCGCGCACGGTGATCGGCTTCGACGCGGACATCGGCCAGCTCGTGTCCGACAGTCTCGGCCGCAAGCTGAAGATCGTCCCGCTCGCGTGGGCCGACTGGCCGCTCGCGCTCGAATCCGGGAAAGTCGACGCGGTGATCTCGAACGTGACCGTCACCGAGGAGCGCAAGCAGAAGTTCGATTTCTCGACCTACCGCAAGGACCAGGTCGGCTTCTACGTGCGCAACGACAGCAAGATCCAGTCGATCCGCGAGCCGAAGGACGTCGCCGGGCTGCGCATCGTGACCGACGCCGGCACCAACCAGGAAAAGATCCTGCTCGCGTGGGACCGCGAGAACGTCGCGCATGGCCTGAAGCCCGTGCAGGTCCAGTACTACGACGACCAGGCGATGCGCATCGTCGCCGTACAGTCGGGCCGCGCGGATGCCGTGTTCAGCGTGAACTCCGTGCTCGCCTACCAGAGCGCGCAGCAGGGCAAGACGCGCGCGGTCGGGGCGATCAGCGGCGGCTGGCCGCGCACCGCCGACATCGCGATCGCGACGCGCCGCGGCAGCGGCCTCGCCGATCCGCTGACCGTCGCGCTCAACGGGCTGATTCGCAGCGGCAGCTACCGGCAGGTCCTCGAGCGCTGGAGCCTCGGGGCCGAAGCGATCGACCAGTCGCGCACGAATCCGCCCGGCCTGCCGAAGAGCTGA
- a CDS encoding GNAT family N-acetyltransferase: protein MATNDRIIDTTPLDVRAQPLIDALIDEYATRYDAYRPDSRAAARDELARYPADLFAPPDGAFVLLLRDGETIGGGAFKRYDAQTAELKRIWTRADLRRQGLARAIVDALEQRAARQGYRRVYLTTGFRQPEAWALYDRAGYTRLFDASIDPEAYFHLRFGKDLVDPSRTSTLADLWAPLPEPALPR, encoded by the coding sequence ATGGCCACGAACGACCGCATCATCGACACGACGCCGCTCGACGTCCGCGCTCAGCCGCTGATCGACGCGCTGATCGACGAATACGCGACGCGCTACGACGCGTACCGCCCCGACAGCCGCGCGGCCGCGCGCGACGAACTCGCGCGCTACCCGGCCGATCTGTTCGCGCCGCCCGACGGCGCGTTCGTGCTGCTGCTGCGCGACGGCGAGACGATCGGCGGCGGCGCATTCAAGCGCTACGACGCGCAGACCGCCGAGCTCAAACGCATCTGGACGCGCGCGGACCTGCGCCGCCAGGGGCTCGCACGCGCGATCGTCGACGCGCTCGAACAGCGCGCCGCGCGGCAGGGCTATCGGCGCGTCTACCTCACCACCGGCTTTCGCCAACCCGAGGCGTGGGCGCTGTACGACCGCGCCGGCTATACGCGGCTGTTCGATGCGTCGATCGACCCCGAAGCGTACTTCCATCTGCGCTTCGGCAAGGACCTCGTCGATCCGTCGCGCACGTCGACGCTCGCCGACCTGTGGGCGCCGCTGCCCGAACCGGCCTTACCGCGCTGA
- a CDS encoding succinylglutamate desuccinylase/aspartoacylase family protein, giving the protein MTASPSHRNPIHCEIDLDSQGKHAGYLRLPHSVHRSAYGWLPIPIASIRNGEGPVVLVMAGNHGDEYEGQIIVSQLIREIEPEMVSGQLILLPMANFPAAEAGQRVSPLDGGNLNRSFPGDPTGTPTQMIADYIEHALLSRAQYLVDLHSGGSSLLYQGGNMLAIDPLDADEAAKLHGLLVAFGLPNALLHAPNPVHSASAARRQRAISIVTELGGAGMADPALIRLGRHGLLHYLGYVGLLHGALVPDAPPTVTRFLRVDGDRHFVYAYERGLYEPLVELGERVTAGQPAAWVHFPDTPLREPVLHRFKGDGEVVCKRVPAQVQRGDCLFQLAEASTPPTVIG; this is encoded by the coding sequence ATGACCGCTTCCCCGTCCCACCGAAATCCGATCCATTGCGAAATCGACCTCGATTCGCAAGGCAAGCACGCGGGCTATCTGCGCTTGCCGCATTCCGTGCATCGCTCCGCGTATGGCTGGCTGCCGATTCCGATCGCGTCGATCCGCAACGGCGAAGGGCCGGTCGTGCTCGTGATGGCCGGCAACCACGGCGATGAATACGAAGGCCAGATCATCGTGTCGCAGCTGATCCGCGAGATCGAGCCGGAGATGGTCAGCGGGCAACTGATCCTGCTGCCGATGGCGAACTTTCCGGCGGCCGAGGCAGGCCAGCGCGTGTCGCCGCTCGACGGCGGCAACCTGAATCGCAGTTTCCCCGGCGACCCGACCGGCACGCCGACGCAGATGATCGCGGACTACATCGAGCATGCGCTGCTGTCGCGCGCGCAGTATCTCGTCGATCTGCACTCGGGCGGCAGCTCGCTGCTGTACCAGGGTGGCAACATGCTCGCCATCGATCCGCTCGATGCCGACGAGGCGGCGAAGCTCCACGGGCTGCTCGTCGCGTTCGGGCTGCCGAACGCGCTGCTGCATGCGCCGAACCCCGTGCATTCGGCGTCGGCCGCGCGCCGGCAGCGCGCGATCTCGATCGTCACCGAACTCGGCGGGGCGGGCATGGCCGATCCGGCGCTGATCCGGCTCGGCCGCCACGGGCTGCTGCACTACCTCGGCTATGTCGGGCTGCTGCACGGCGCACTCGTGCCCGATGCGCCGCCGACCGTCACGCGCTTCCTGCGCGTGGACGGCGATCGCCACTTCGTCTATGCATACGAGCGCGGGCTGTACGAACCGCTCGTCGAGCTCGGCGAGCGCGTGACGGCCGGCCAGCCGGCCGCGTGGGTGCACTTCCCCGATACGCCGCTGCGCGAACCGGTGCTGCATCGCTTCAAAGGCGACGGCGAAGTGGTCTGCAAGCGCGTGCCCGCGCAGGTGCAGCGCGGCGACTGCCTGTTTCAGCTCGCCGAAGCATCGACGCCGCCGACGGTCATCGGCTAG
- a CDS encoding sensor domain-containing diguanylate cyclase — MAVKARLLNAVLSTPPSGNHHVTAALRPSMLVTLFEDVRPMALSGIASGFVAAIALIRLQQLWCLIWLCVDVGLLAARLAIARAYVVHDAAGEGRPEYWALRYAPVSLAACFVLGLGVMGCLDSPDIELGTLSVMVAGGVFGGIASRNSALPRLAMTQVTLGVVPIAIGALLVERPGAWLLLPPLAIYLAAMRTVVQRHYRVLVALIAARQRNAELVTRFDAALTYMPHGLCMIDGDSRVIVANRRTAQLFGSPREIMLDTPLPDVIAALGANASTDSDGAGLAAQCDVWLSHDEPVPLDIELADGRQLELTRHRVPDGNAVIIVEDVTARRQTEQHIRHLARHDALTGLPNRHELHAALKRMLSQRPRLPSPALAVMYLDLDGFKSINDRCGHQAGDEVLMQVAERLARALPPGALAARVGGDEFIVALDDTTMHESSLLATRIIGQISAPYTLSIGVTVSLGISIGIALDDGHGNPDELIRQADSALYDAKSAGKGIYRFYSAGSHRPIAPATAN, encoded by the coding sequence ATGGCAGTCAAGGCCCGCCTGCTGAACGCCGTTCTCTCCACGCCGCCCAGCGGCAATCACCACGTGACGGCTGCGCTGCGCCCGTCGATGCTCGTCACGCTGTTCGAAGACGTCCGCCCAATGGCGTTGTCCGGCATCGCGAGCGGCTTCGTCGCGGCGATCGCCCTGATCCGGCTGCAGCAACTCTGGTGTCTGATCTGGCTGTGCGTCGACGTCGGCCTGCTCGCCGCGCGGCTCGCCATTGCCCGCGCCTATGTCGTGCACGACGCCGCCGGCGAAGGCCGCCCCGAATACTGGGCGCTGCGCTATGCTCCGGTGTCGCTCGCCGCGTGCTTCGTGCTCGGCCTCGGCGTCATGGGCTGCCTCGATTCGCCCGACATCGAACTCGGCACGCTGTCGGTGATGGTCGCGGGGGGCGTGTTCGGCGGGATCGCATCGCGCAATTCGGCGCTGCCGCGGCTCGCGATGACGCAGGTCACGCTCGGCGTCGTGCCGATCGCCATCGGCGCGCTGCTGGTCGAGCGGCCCGGCGCGTGGCTGCTGCTGCCGCCGCTCGCGATCTATCTCGCCGCCATGCGCACGGTCGTGCAACGCCATTACCGCGTGCTGGTCGCGCTGATCGCGGCGCGTCAGCGCAACGCCGAGCTCGTCACGCGCTTCGACGCGGCGCTCACCTACATGCCGCACGGCCTGTGCATGATCGACGGCGACAGCCGCGTGATCGTCGCGAACCGGCGCACCGCGCAGCTGTTCGGCTCGCCGCGCGAGATCATGCTCGACACGCCGCTGCCCGACGTGATCGCGGCGCTCGGCGCGAACGCGTCGACCGATTCCGACGGCGCCGGCCTCGCGGCGCAATGCGACGTCTGGCTGAGCCACGACGAGCCGGTGCCGCTCGACATCGAGCTTGCCGACGGCCGCCAGCTCGAGCTCACGCGCCATCGCGTGCCGGACGGCAATGCGGTGATCATCGTCGAGGACGTCACCGCCCGCCGCCAGACCGAGCAGCATATCCGGCACCTCGCGCGACACGATGCGCTGACCGGTTTGCCGAACCGTCACGAACTGCATGCGGCCCTGAAGCGGATGCTCTCGCAGCGGCCGCGCCTGCCGAGTCCCGCGCTCGCGGTCATGTATCTCGACCTGGACGGCTTCAAGTCGATCAACGACCGCTGCGGCCATCAGGCCGGCGACGAAGTGCTGATGCAGGTCGCCGAGCGGCTCGCGCGCGCACTGCCGCCCGGCGCGCTGGCGGCGCGCGTGGGCGGCGACGAGTTCATCGTCGCGCTCGACGACACCACGATGCACGAAAGCTCGCTCCTCGCCACGCGGATCATCGGCCAGATCTCGGCGCCCTACACGCTGTCGATCGGCGTGACCGTCAGCCTCGGGATCAGCATCGGCATCGCCCTCGACGACGGCCACGGCAACCCGGACGAGCTGATCCGGCAGGCCGACAGCGCGCTGTACGACGCGAAGTCGGCCGGCAAGGGCATCTATCGCTTCTATTCGGCAGGCAGCCACCGCCCCATCGCCCCGGCCACCGCGAACTGA
- a CDS encoding porin, producing MAGFLPASANAQSSVTLYGLIDTSITYATSQRAGGAGSHGSGSVGLTSGALNASRWGLRGREDLGGGMAAIFALENGFSGTNGKLSQKGVDMFGRQAWVGLSSHSAGALTFGRQYDLIIDFVTPLGASGPGWGGNLAVHPYDNDDSNRNLRINHAVKYVSPTYRGLRFGAMYAFSNAAGQFSNNAAWSAGVSYENGPLKLGAGYLKISRDRNAPNPDGALSTIDGSATITGGNQQIWALAGRYSFGPHSVGAAWSHSATDGVTGVMQGSGITPLKGESLVFDNFSVDGRYMATSALSLSAAYTYTMARFDTRTGQTRPKWNQVVAQVDYAFSKRTDAYLEGVYQSVSGGHGNHAFDATVWTLTPSANSNQVVVALGLRHKF from the coding sequence ATGGCCGGCTTCCTTCCGGCCTCCGCCAACGCGCAGAGCAGCGTGACGCTGTACGGCCTGATCGACACGTCGATCACCTACGCAACCAGCCAGCGCGCCGGCGGCGCCGGCTCGCACGGCAGCGGCAGCGTCGGGCTGACGAGCGGCGCATTGAACGCATCGCGCTGGGGGCTGCGCGGCCGCGAGGATCTGGGCGGCGGGATGGCCGCGATATTCGCGCTCGAAAACGGCTTCTCCGGTACGAACGGCAAGCTGTCGCAGAAAGGCGTCGACATGTTCGGCCGCCAGGCGTGGGTCGGCCTGAGCTCGCACTCGGCCGGCGCGCTGACGTTCGGCCGCCAGTACGACCTGATCATCGACTTCGTCACGCCGCTCGGCGCATCGGGTCCGGGCTGGGGCGGCAATCTGGCCGTGCATCCGTACGACAACGACGATTCGAACCGCAACCTGCGCATCAACCATGCGGTGAAGTACGTGAGCCCGACGTATCGCGGGCTGAGGTTCGGCGCGATGTACGCGTTCTCCAACGCCGCCGGCCAGTTCTCGAACAACGCCGCGTGGAGCGCGGGCGTGTCGTACGAAAACGGGCCGTTGAAGCTCGGCGCCGGCTACCTGAAGATCAGCCGCGATCGCAATGCGCCGAACCCCGACGGTGCGCTGAGCACGATCGACGGCTCGGCGACGATCACCGGCGGCAACCAGCAGATCTGGGCACTCGCCGGACGCTATTCGTTCGGCCCGCACTCGGTCGGCGCCGCATGGTCGCACTCGGCGACCGACGGCGTGACCGGCGTGATGCAAGGCAGCGGTATCACTCCGTTGAAGGGCGAGTCGCTGGTGTTCGACAACTTCTCGGTCGACGGCCGCTATATGGCGACGTCCGCGTTGAGCCTGTCGGCCGCGTACACGTACACGATGGCGCGTTTCGACACGCGCACGGGCCAGACGCGCCCCAAATGGAACCAGGTCGTCGCGCAAGTCGACTATGCGTTCTCGAAGCGCACCGATGCGTATCTCGAAGGCGTCTATCAAAGCGTCAGCGGCGGCCACGGCAATCACGCGTTCGACGCCACCGTCTGGACGCTGACGCCGTCGGCCAACAGCAACCAGGTGGTCGTCGCGCTGGGGCTGCGCCACAAGTTCTGA
- a CDS encoding cold-shock protein, which translates to MDTGIVKWFNDSKGFGFITPDNGGDDLFAHFSEIRADGFKTLAENQKVSFETKQGPKGLQAANIKPL; encoded by the coding sequence ATGGATACCGGTATCGTCAAATGGTTCAACGACAGCAAAGGCTTCGGCTTCATCACCCCGGACAATGGCGGTGACGACCTGTTCGCTCACTTCTCCGAAATCCGCGCCGACGGCTTCAAAACGCTCGCCGAAAATCAAAAAGTGAGCTTCGAAACGAAGCAAGGCCCGAAGGGTCTGCAGGCGGCCAACATCAAGCCTCTGTAA
- a CDS encoding TauD/TfdA dioxygenase family protein yields MTTPAIHAATAARVGHQPAPSFEAAAQRFDIIPLDAPVGAEVVGIDLSQPLDAAAFTRIHRAHLDHHVLVFRDQRITPEQHIAFSRRFGPLQIHVLHQFALAGHPEVLIVSNIVENGKPIGLGDAGHFWHSDLSYKEKPSLGSLLHAQELPAEGGDTLFANMHLAWDTLPAHLRRAVEGRRAEHTYLARYAELQARNRWRPVLSAEQLAQVEAVVHPIVRTHPETGRKALFVSEHFTTRIVDLPADESRALLDELFAHSVRDEHLYRHRWRDHDLVFWDNRSLMHLAAGTPDHLRRKLYRTTIEGDAPF; encoded by the coding sequence GTGACGACTCCCGCCATCCACGCCGCAACAGCGGCGCGCGTCGGCCATCAGCCTGCACCGTCGTTCGAGGCCGCCGCGCAGCGGTTCGACATCATCCCGCTCGATGCGCCGGTCGGCGCAGAAGTCGTCGGGATCGACCTGTCGCAACCGCTGGACGCGGCCGCTTTCACACGCATCCATCGCGCGCATCTCGACCATCACGTGCTGGTGTTTCGCGACCAGCGCATCACGCCGGAACAGCACATCGCGTTCAGCCGCCGCTTCGGCCCGCTGCAGATCCACGTGCTGCACCAATTCGCGCTGGCCGGGCATCCGGAAGTGCTGATCGTGTCGAACATCGTCGAGAACGGCAAGCCGATCGGGCTCGGCGACGCCGGCCATTTCTGGCACTCCGATCTGTCGTACAAGGAAAAACCGAGCCTCGGCTCGCTGCTGCATGCGCAGGAACTGCCGGCCGAAGGCGGCGACACGCTGTTCGCCAACATGCATCTCGCATGGGATACGCTGCCGGCGCACCTGCGTCGCGCGGTCGAAGGGCGGCGCGCCGAACATACGTATCTCGCGCGCTATGCGGAGCTGCAGGCACGCAACCGGTGGCGGCCCGTGCTGTCGGCAGAGCAGCTTGCGCAAGTCGAAGCGGTGGTGCACCCGATCGTGCGCACGCATCCGGAGACGGGCCGCAAGGCGCTGTTCGTGAGCGAGCATTTCACGACACGCATCGTCGACCTGCCCGCCGACGAAAGCCGCGCATTGCTCGACGAACTGTTCGCGCACAGCGTGCGGGACGAGCACCTGTATCGCCATCGGTGGCGCGATCACGACCTCGTGTTCTGGGACAACCGCTCGCTGATGCATCTCGCGGCCGGCACGCCGGACCATCTGCGCCGCAAGCTGTACCGCACGACGATCGAAGGCGACGCGCCGTTCTGA
- a CDS encoding ABC transporter substrate-binding protein gives MSFPVSPALRRTTRSARRALAVTLTAALAFVVAGTPRPAHAEGRIRIAEQFGVVYLMLNVARDQQLIEKEGRKAGVDIKVDWVRLSGGAAVNDALLSGAVDIAGAGVGPLLTVWDRTRGRQNVKGVASLGNFPYYLVSTNPNVKTIADLSAKDRIAVPAVGVSVQSRVLQYAAAKQWGDKQFDRLDALTQAIPHPDATAAILANSNVITGHFGNPPFQDQELAGNPKAHIVLNSYDVLGGPSSATVLYATEQFRDANPKTYRAFVAALADAARQIAADPERAADTYLRVNGSRIDRALLLKILRNPQVQFKTAPENTLKLAQFMYRTGAIRNEPKSWRDYFFDDPATAGGS, from the coding sequence ATGTCGTTTCCTGTTTCGCCGGCCCTGCGCCGCACGACCCGTTCTGCGCGCCGCGCCTTGGCCGTCACGCTCACCGCCGCGCTGGCGTTCGTGGTCGCCGGCACGCCGCGCCCCGCACACGCGGAAGGCCGCATCCGCATCGCCGAGCAGTTCGGCGTGGTTTACCTGATGCTGAACGTCGCGCGCGACCAGCAACTGATCGAGAAGGAGGGCCGCAAGGCCGGCGTCGACATCAAGGTCGACTGGGTGCGGCTGTCGGGCGGCGCGGCCGTGAACGACGCGCTGCTGTCGGGCGCGGTCGATATCGCCGGGGCGGGCGTCGGGCCGCTGTTGACCGTATGGGACCGCACGCGCGGGCGGCAGAACGTGAAGGGCGTCGCCTCGCTCGGCAATTTCCCGTACTACCTGGTCAGCACCAATCCGAACGTGAAGACGATCGCCGACTTGAGCGCGAAGGACCGTATCGCGGTGCCGGCCGTCGGCGTGTCGGTGCAGTCGCGCGTGCTGCAGTACGCGGCCGCGAAGCAGTGGGGCGACAAGCAGTTCGATCGTCTCGATGCGCTGACGCAGGCGATCCCGCACCCGGATGCAACGGCCGCGATCCTGGCGAACAGCAATGTGATCACCGGGCACTTCGGCAACCCGCCGTTCCAGGATCAGGAGCTCGCCGGCAATCCGAAGGCGCACATCGTGCTCAATTCCTACGATGTGCTCGGCGGCCCGAGTTCCGCGACGGTGCTGTATGCAACGGAGCAATTCCGCGACGCCAATCCGAAGACGTATCGCGCGTTCGTCGCGGCGCTCGCCGACGCCGCGCGCCAGATCGCAGCCGACCCCGAGCGCGCGGCCGACACGTACCTTCGCGTGAACGGTTCGAGGATCGATCGCGCGTTGTTGCTGAAGATCCTGCGCAATCCGCAGGTGCAGTTCAAGACGGCTCCCGAGAACACGCTGAAGCTCGCGCAGTTCATGTATCGCACCGGCGCGATCCGCAACGAGCCGAAATCGTGGCGCGATTACTTCTTCGACGATCCGGCGACGGCCGGCGGTAGTTGA
- a CDS encoding ABC transporter ATP-binding protein → MVGPCATPPYVDDLPARVSIVNATSPSIGLPPYAMRGAAASAVHPVTDARDASAPQAAAAGAPSKRLLAIERVSLEYRAGARIVRATHQVSFDVYGGDRFVLLGPSGCGKSTLLKAIGGFIEPVSGSIALDGRPVHGPGPDRIVVFQEFDQLPPWKTVVENVAFPLRAAAKLSRAEARERALHYLDKVGLAAFADAYPHTLSGGMKQRVAIARALAMQPRVLLMDEPFAALDALTRRKMQEELLRLWDEFRFTLLFVTHSIEEALVVGNRILLLSPHPGRVRAELNSDEHSFDSVGSGDFRASVARIHHLLFDADALGETHAASTTEATAS, encoded by the coding sequence TTGGTTGGGCCGTGCGCCACACCGCCGTATGTTGATGATTTACCCGCGAGAGTTTCCATCGTGAACGCCACTTCTCCGTCGATCGGCTTGCCGCCGTACGCGATGCGCGGTGCGGCCGCATCGGCCGTCCATCCCGTCACCGACGCGCGCGACGCGTCCGCGCCTCAGGCCGCAGCGGCCGGCGCGCCCAGCAAGCGCCTGCTGGCGATCGAGCGCGTGAGCCTCGAATACCGGGCGGGCGCACGCATCGTGCGCGCGACCCATCAAGTCAGCTTCGACGTGTACGGCGGCGACCGTTTCGTGCTGCTCGGTCCGTCCGGCTGCGGAAAATCCACGTTGCTGAAGGCGATCGGGGGCTTCATCGAGCCCGTCTCGGGTTCGATCGCGCTCGATGGCCGGCCCGTGCACGGCCCGGGCCCCGATCGCATCGTCGTGTTCCAGGAATTCGACCAGTTGCCGCCGTGGAAGACGGTCGTCGAGAACGTCGCGTTTCCGTTGCGTGCTGCCGCGAAGCTGTCGCGGGCCGAAGCACGCGAGCGTGCGCTGCACTATCTCGACAAGGTCGGGCTCGCCGCGTTCGCCGATGCCTATCCGCATACGCTGTCCGGCGGCATGAAACAGCGCGTCGCGATTGCGCGTGCGTTGGCGATGCAACCGCGCGTGCTGCTGATGGACGAACCGTTCGCCGCGCTCGACGCGCTCACGCGGCGCAAGATGCAGGAAGAACTGCTGCGCCTCTGGGACGAATTCCGCTTCACGCTGCTGTTCGTCACGCATTCGATCGAGGAGGCGCTCGTGGTCGGCAACCGGATCCTGCTGCTGTCGCCGCATCCGGGACGCGTGCGCGCCGAGCTCAACAGCGACGAGCATTCGTTCGACAGCGTCGGTAGCGGTGACTTCCGCGCGAGCGTCGCCCGCATTCATCATCTGCTGTTCGATGCCGACGCGTTGGGCGAAACGCACGCCGCATCGACCACGGAGGCCACTGCATCATGA
- a CDS encoding ABC transporter permease, translated as MTTIDPVLPPLPPVRAEYVRTLDALPEAARAAPAPLLRRIAGASGFRRAVIALVLIAVWETVARIVANDLLVPTFGATLVAFVQGIASGELLVKTAISMSVLLRGYALGVLFAFVLTSLAVSTRVGRDVLSMLTSMFNPLPSIALLPIALLWFGLGTGSLLFVLVHAVLWPLALSMYTGFAGVPATLKMAGRNYGLSGLRQIALILVPAALPSILSGLRVGWAFAWRTLIAAELVFGASAGQGGLGWYIFQNRNELYTDRVFAGLAAVIVIGLLVEHLVFDTLERVTVRRWGIAH; from the coding sequence ATGACCACGATCGATCCTGTCCTGCCGCCGTTGCCGCCCGTTCGTGCCGAATACGTGCGCACGCTCGACGCGCTGCCCGAAGCCGCGCGTGCCGCGCCCGCGCCCCTGTTGCGCCGTATCGCCGGTGCGAGCGGCTTTCGCCGCGCGGTGATCGCGCTGGTGCTGATCGCCGTATGGGAAACCGTCGCGCGCATCGTCGCGAACGATTTGCTCGTACCGACCTTCGGCGCGACGCTCGTTGCGTTCGTGCAAGGCATCGCGTCGGGCGAACTGCTGGTGAAGACGGCCATCTCGATGTCGGTGCTGTTGCGCGGCTATGCGCTCGGCGTCCTGTTCGCGTTCGTGCTGACGTCGCTCGCAGTGTCGACGCGCGTCGGTCGCGATGTGCTGTCGATGCTCACGTCGATGTTCAATCCGCTGCCGTCGATCGCGTTGCTGCCGATTGCGTTGCTGTGGTTCGGGCTCGGCACCGGCAGCCTGCTGTTCGTGCTCGTGCACGCGGTGCTGTGGCCGCTCGCGCTCAGTATGTATACGGGCTTCGCCGGTGTGCCGGCCACGCTGAAGATGGCCGGGCGCAACTATGGGCTCAGCGGCCTGCGGCAGATCGCGCTGATCCTCGTGCCGGCCGCGCTGCCGTCGATCCTGTCCGGGTTGCGCGTCGGCTGGGCTTTCGCATGGCGCACGCTGATCGCGGCGGAACTCGTGTTCGGTGCGAGCGCCGGGCAGGGCGGGCTCGGCTGGTACATCTTCCAGAACCGCAACGAGCTGTATACCGACCGCGTATTCGCGGGTCTCGCGGCCGTCATCGTGATCGGGCTGCTCGTCGAGCATCTCGTCTTCGATACGCTCGAGCGCGTGACGGTGCGCCGCTGGGGCATCGCGCACTGA